A genomic window from Periophthalmus magnuspinnatus isolate fPerMag1 chromosome 16, fPerMag1.2.pri, whole genome shotgun sequence includes:
- the LOC117384464 gene encoding c-Myc-binding protein-like translates to MAHHHRAPDSKREQFRRYLEKGGVIDSLTHVLVNLYEQQDKPTNALEFIMQHLGAAGHTSDTEALQLEVTELRQKCAQLTEENQKLRAKLHCYEPESENGV, encoded by the exons ATGGCACATCATCACAGA GCGCCAGACTCCAAAAGGGAGCAGTTTCGCAGGTATCTGGAGAAAGGTGGTGTGATCGACAGTCTCACCCATG TTTTGGTTAATCTTTATGAACAACAAGACAAGCCTACCAATGCTTTGGA ATTTATCATGCAGCACCTGGGCGCTGCAGGTCACACCTCTGACACAGAGGCTTTGCAGCTGGAGGTGACAGAGCTGAGACAGAAGTGTGCTCAACTCACTGAGGAGAACCAGAAGCTCAGAGCAAAG CTACACTGCTACGAACCTGAGTCTGAAAATGGTGTGTga